A window from Irregularibacter muris encodes these proteins:
- the mgtE gene encoding magnesium transporter — translation MKEILDRIENKNFKSLQKYLIEQQPADIAEYMKELSDKNSLLVFRLLPKDLATEVFSFMDVYYQTRFSELIKIDELREIVDDLYFDDKIAFLEELPANLVKKILQNTHEQERRLINQFLNYPEFSAGSLMTIEFVDLKKQMTVATAIKHIRETGYDKETIYTCYVIDKFRKLEGVISLRDILVADEDEKISELMETEFISIHTKEDQEEVAEIFKKYDFLALPVVDSENRLVGIITVDDIVDVIEEENTEDFHKMAALQPTEEEYLDSSILSLARKRIPWLLILMISATFTGAIMDGYEALLQQIVALMVFVPMLMGTGGNAGSQSSTLVVRGMALGEITPSDIFKVVWKEIRVSLIVGSTLALLNFLRIYYIEKYPFNISLTVSLTLIITVILAKVIGSTLPIGAKALKMDPAVMASPLITTILDALVLITYFTVAGSILHL, via the coding sequence TTGAAAGAAATCTTGGACAGAATAGAAAATAAAAACTTTAAAAGTTTACAGAAATACCTTATAGAACAACAACCAGCAGATATCGCTGAATACATGAAGGAATTATCTGATAAAAATAGTTTGCTTGTATTTAGATTGCTACCAAAGGATTTGGCCACTGAGGTATTTTCTTTTATGGATGTTTATTATCAAACTAGATTTTCAGAGCTTATTAAGATCGATGAATTAAGAGAAATTGTTGATGATTTATACTTTGATGATAAAATTGCATTTTTGGAGGAATTGCCAGCAAATTTGGTGAAAAAAATCTTACAGAACACCCATGAGCAAGAACGTAGATTAATTAATCAATTTCTTAATTACCCTGAGTTTTCCGCTGGTAGTCTTATGACTATTGAGTTTGTAGATTTAAAAAAACAAATGACAGTAGCTACTGCCATCAAACATATTCGAGAGACCGGTTATGACAAAGAAACTATTTATACTTGCTATGTTATTGATAAATTTAGAAAATTAGAAGGAGTTATTTCCCTACGGGATATTTTAGTAGCTGATGAAGATGAAAAGATTAGTGAATTGATGGAAACAGAATTTATTTCTATCCACACAAAGGAAGACCAGGAGGAAGTAGCTGAGATTTTTAAAAAATATGATTTTCTTGCCCTGCCAGTAGTGGATTCTGAAAATAGGTTAGTGGGCATTATTACCGTAGATGATATTGTGGATGTTATTGAAGAAGAAAATACCGAAGACTTTCATAAAATGGCAGCTCTACAGCCTACTGAGGAAGAATATTTAGACTCTAGCATTCTCTCCCTTGCCAGAAAAAGAATCCCTTGGCTGTTGATATTGATGATCTCTGCTACCTTTACGGGGGCCATTATGGATGGCTATGAAGCCTTATTACAGCAAATCGTGGCCCTCATGGTGTTTGTACCCATGCTCATGGGTACCGGGGGAAACGCTGGATCTCAATCCTCTACTTTAGTTGTAAGGGGGATGGCCCTAGGGGAAATTACTCCCTCTGATATTTTCAAGGTGGTTTGGAAGGAAATAAGGGTAAGTCTTATAGTAGGATCTACCTTGGCCCTTTTGAACTTCTTACGGATTTATTATATTGAAAAGTATCCCTTCAATATATCCCTTACCGTAAGCCTTACTCTAATCATTACGGTCATACTTGCCAAAGTCATAGGAAGTACACTGCCCATTGGAGCAAAGGCCCTAAAAATGGACCCAGCGGTTATGGCCAGTCCTTTGATTACGACAATTTTAGATGCATTGGTGCTGATTACTTATTTTACAGTGGCGGGAAGTATTCTACATCTATAA
- a CDS encoding ZIP family metal transporter, giving the protein MFQWFYEIDHVTQALIATLFTWFVTALGAGLVFIFKTINRKVLDGMLGFAAGVMIAASFWSLLAPAIDMAEKTSKYPVLPAVIGFLGGGAFLWLVDNIIPHLHMGYPTSEAEGIETNWHRSVLLVLAITLHNIPEGLAVGVAFGALATGSSPATIGGAIALALGIGIQNFPEGAAVSIPLRREGLSRWKSFLYGQASGIVEPIAGVIGAIAVVAMEPILPYALSFAAGAMIYVVVEELIPESQLNKNTHVATIGAMLGFAVMMVLDVALG; this is encoded by the coding sequence ATGTTTCAATGGTTCTACGAAATAGATCATGTTACTCAGGCCTTAATTGCTACTCTTTTTACATGGTTTGTCACTGCCCTGGGGGCAGGATTGGTATTTATATTTAAAACCATTAATAGAAAAGTATTAGATGGTATGTTAGGTTTTGCCGCAGGGGTTATGATAGCAGCAAGCTTTTGGTCCTTACTTGCTCCAGCTATTGATATGGCGGAAAAAACTAGCAAGTATCCCGTTTTACCAGCAGTGATAGGATTTCTAGGAGGAGGAGCTTTTTTATGGCTAGTAGATAATATTATTCCTCATTTGCATATGGGATACCCCACAAGTGAAGCTGAAGGAATAGAAACCAATTGGCATAGAAGTGTTTTATTGGTATTGGCTATTACCCTTCATAATATTCCAGAGGGGTTGGCCGTAGGAGTGGCCTTTGGAGCATTGGCCACAGGATCCAGTCCCGCTACCATTGGGGGAGCCATTGCCTTGGCCTTGGGAATAGGCATACAAAACTTTCCTGAGGGAGCAGCAGTGTCTATTCCCCTCAGAAGGGAAGGGCTTTCCAGGTGGAAAAGTTTTCTTTACGGTCAGGCTTCAGGGATTGTAGAGCCTATAGCAGGAGTTATAGGGGCTATAGCAGTTGTAGCCATGGAACCCATATTGCCCTATGCTTTATCTTTTGCCGCAGGTGCGATGATATACGTAGTGGTAGAGGAACTTATTCCAGAATCCCAATTGAACAAAAATACCCATGTTGCTACCATTGGAGCTATGTTAGGTTTTGCTGTTATGATGGTATTAGATGTGGCTTTAGGATAA
- a CDS encoding hemerythrin domain-containing protein has product MKSIDILVQEHNNIQRVLAVVRKACMDIVEGGDVDTEDFLAIVDFIKNYADKHHHGKEEDMLFADMSNELGEAIKVGPVQGMLIEHDMGRRFVKLLEEAIKRYQAGDKGAKVDIIANAIGYAHLLNDHIDKENNVLYQFALRQLKDETKEKLDREFNEYESLDEHQERREKYIHMVKELQKKYNLI; this is encoded by the coding sequence TTGAAAAGTATAGATATATTAGTCCAAGAGCATAACAACATACAAAGAGTGTTGGCCGTTGTAAGAAAGGCGTGTATGGATATTGTAGAAGGCGGCGACGTAGATACTGAGGATTTCTTGGCTATAGTTGATTTTATTAAAAATTATGCAGATAAGCATCATCATGGAAAAGAAGAGGATATGCTGTTTGCAGATATGTCTAATGAATTAGGCGAAGCCATAAAAGTTGGGCCTGTTCAAGGAATGCTTATAGAACATGATATGGGCAGAAGGTTCGTAAAACTTCTAGAGGAAGCAATTAAAAGATACCAAGCAGGGGATAAAGGTGCTAAAGTAGATATTATTGCCAACGCCATTGGCTATGCCCATTTATTAAATGATCATATTGATAAGGAAAATAATGTACTTTATCAATTTGCCCTACGTCAATTAAAAGATGAAACTAAGGAGAAATTAGATAGGGAATTTAATGAATATGAATCCTTAGATGAACATCAAGAGAGAAGAGAAAAGTACATTCATATGGTTAAAGAATTGCAGAAAAAATATAATCTAATATAA
- a CDS encoding DUF362 domain-containing protein has translation MSNVYFIKNSGSDYGELGKDALKLLKKIVIETEYNFEKRVPIKVHFGEKGNKTFMPATSYDAIIDYLKEKGVSPSYIETNVLYRGSRTTKDIHIETAKNHGFIQIPIIIADGDTGTEYNEIEINKDYIDKCKIGKAYGDYNQFIVMSHFKGHVEAGFGGALKQLAMGFAARGGKLDQHSGISPNVIAEKCITCGICETKCDFDAIHTEDIAIINDEKCVGCAGCIAVCPQGAIQTAGGGDHFLEKLAEYAYGAAKDKDIIYIAFIHNITEACDCAGQAMELIADNIGVLAGKDPVALDTACLDLLQKNSGEKLFEKGRVTLEHAEKIGLGTMKYHLIEMNTRKI, from the coding sequence ATGAGCAATGTATATTTTATCAAAAACTCAGGATCAGATTATGGTGAATTGGGAAAAGATGCTTTAAAATTGTTGAAGAAAATCGTAATAGAAACGGAGTATAATTTCGAAAAGCGAGTTCCCATCAAAGTCCATTTTGGAGAGAAAGGCAATAAAACTTTTATGCCTGCCACCTCTTATGATGCTATTATAGATTATCTCAAAGAAAAGGGAGTATCTCCATCCTATATTGAGACCAATGTATTATATAGAGGATCTAGAACCACCAAAGATATCCATATTGAAACAGCGAAAAACCATGGCTTTATCCAGATCCCCATTATCATAGCCGATGGAGATACAGGAACTGAATATAATGAAATAGAAATTAATAAGGACTACATAGACAAGTGTAAAATCGGCAAGGCCTATGGAGATTATAATCAATTTATTGTCATGAGCCATTTTAAAGGTCATGTAGAGGCAGGCTTTGGAGGCGCTCTAAAACAACTTGCTATGGGTTTTGCTGCCCGGGGAGGTAAATTGGATCAGCATTCAGGAATATCCCCTAATGTAATAGCTGAGAAATGTATCACCTGCGGTATCTGTGAAACCAAATGTGATTTTGATGCCATCCATACCGAGGATATCGCCATAATCAATGATGAAAAATGTGTAGGCTGTGCAGGATGTATTGCTGTTTGTCCCCAAGGAGCAATTCAAACAGCAGGGGGAGGAGACCATTTTCTAGAAAAATTGGCGGAGTATGCCTATGGAGCAGCCAAGGATAAGGATATTATTTATATCGCTTTTATTCATAACATTACCGAAGCCTGTGACTGTGCGGGCCAGGCCATGGAACTTATTGCTGATAATATCGGAGTTTTAGCAGGAAAGGATCCTGTAGCCCTGGATACAGCTTGTTTAGATTTACTACAGAAAAATAGCGGGGAAAAGCTTTTTGAAAAGGGAAGAGTTACTCTAGAGCATGCAGAAAAAATAGGATTAGGAACAATGAAATATCACCTTATTGAGATGAACACCCGAAAAATATAA
- a CDS encoding valine--tRNA ligase — MEDRTNIAKIYHPAEVENKLYSRWEEKGYFKPEINEKGEGYTIVMPPPNITGQLHIGHAFDGTLQDILIRWKRMQGYAALWLPGTDHASIATEVKVVEAMAKDGLTKNDLGRDGFLERAWDWAKVYRNRISAQFRKLGSSCDWSRERFTMDEGCSEAVKEVFVRLYEKGLIYRGNRIINWCPDCKTALSDAEVEYEEKEGNLWHVAYPVIDSEESIVIATTRPETILGDTAVAVNPDDERYQHLIGKKIMLPLMNREIPIIADSYVDMEFGTGAVKITPAHDPNDFEVGLRHKLPKIKVMHDDATMNELAGKYEGMDRYEARKAIVEDLKGMGLLVNIEAHPHNVGGCYRCSTTVEPIISQQWFVKMEPLAQPALQVVREGETKFIPERFEKIYYNWMENIRDWCISRQLWWGHRIPAYYCQDCGETIVAKEAPEKCSCGSSHIVQDEDVLDTWFSSALWPFSTLGWPDKTEDVEKFYPNNVLVTGYDIIFFWVARMIFSGIEQMGETPFEDVYIHGIVRDAQGRKMSKSLGNGVDPLEIIEEFGADALRFTLVTGNSPGNDTRWHMEKVEANRNFANKIWNASRFVLMNLQEDILDKEDIANENFTSADKWIISRCNTLIKEITENLDKYELGIATAKLYDFIWSEYCDWYIELVKPRLYGEDQNSKIAAQYTLVKVLKNTLKLLHPFMPFITEEIFTHLPGQEESIMISQWPEYKEENNYEKEEQEMKTIMAVIRSIRNARAEMNVVPSRKAKVILIADNENIAGLLKNSAAYFKSLASASEIVVNTIKENIPENAVTTVVDKVEIFIPLEDLVDKEKEIERLQKEKSHLESELKRVNGKLSNQGFIAKAPDQVVEQEKEKQKKYQEMMEKVLERLASYEK; from the coding sequence ATGGAAGATAGAACAAATATTGCAAAAATCTATCATCCTGCCGAAGTAGAAAACAAATTATACAGTAGGTGGGAAGAAAAGGGATATTTTAAACCTGAAATTAATGAAAAAGGTGAGGGATATACCATAGTTATGCCTCCACCAAATATTACAGGGCAGCTACACATCGGTCATGCCTTTGATGGTACCTTGCAAGATATTCTCATTAGATGGAAGAGAATGCAGGGTTATGCAGCCCTATGGTTACCAGGAACAGACCATGCTAGCATAGCTACCGAGGTAAAGGTAGTCGAAGCCATGGCTAAGGATGGCTTAACGAAAAATGATTTAGGGAGAGATGGATTTTTAGAAAGAGCATGGGATTGGGCAAAAGTATATCGTAATCGTATCAGTGCTCAATTTAGAAAACTAGGAAGCTCCTGCGACTGGTCAAGGGAACGCTTTACTATGGATGAAGGGTGTAGTGAGGCGGTAAAGGAAGTATTTGTAAGACTATACGAAAAAGGCCTTATTTATAGGGGCAATCGCATTATCAACTGGTGTCCCGACTGTAAAACAGCTCTCTCGGATGCAGAGGTTGAATATGAGGAAAAAGAAGGAAATTTATGGCATGTAGCCTATCCTGTCATAGATAGTGAGGAAAGCATTGTCATTGCGACTACAAGACCCGAGACCATTTTGGGAGATACTGCTGTTGCTGTCAATCCCGATGATGAAAGATATCAACATCTCATAGGCAAAAAAATCATGCTCCCTCTAATGAATAGAGAAATTCCTATTATTGCAGACAGTTATGTAGATATGGAATTTGGTACAGGAGCTGTAAAGATTACTCCAGCCCATGACCCCAATGATTTTGAAGTAGGATTACGCCATAAATTACCTAAAATTAAGGTGATGCATGATGATGCTACCATGAATGAATTGGCAGGGAAATATGAGGGAATGGATCGCTATGAGGCAAGAAAAGCTATAGTAGAAGATTTAAAAGGAATGGGGCTCTTAGTGAATATAGAAGCTCATCCTCATAATGTTGGTGGCTGTTATAGATGTTCTACTACAGTTGAGCCTATTATTTCACAACAATGGTTTGTCAAAATGGAACCTTTAGCTCAGCCAGCATTACAAGTAGTAAGAGAAGGAGAAACTAAATTTATCCCAGAACGGTTTGAAAAAATCTATTACAATTGGATGGAAAATATCAGAGATTGGTGTATATCTAGACAATTATGGTGGGGTCATCGTATTCCAGCCTATTATTGCCAAGACTGTGGGGAGACTATAGTGGCCAAGGAGGCTCCAGAGAAATGCTCTTGTGGTTCTAGCCATATTGTGCAAGATGAAGATGTGTTGGATACCTGGTTTAGTTCTGCCCTTTGGCCTTTCTCTACTTTAGGATGGCCAGATAAAACAGAGGATGTAGAGAAGTTCTACCCCAATAATGTTTTAGTCACAGGCTATGATATTATCTTCTTCTGGGTAGCTAGAATGATTTTCTCAGGAATAGAACAAATGGGAGAAACCCCCTTTGAAGATGTATATATCCATGGGATTGTACGAGATGCCCAGGGAAGAAAAATGAGTAAATCCTTGGGAAATGGAGTAGATCCCCTAGAAATTATTGAAGAATTTGGAGCAGATGCTTTAAGATTTACCTTAGTTACGGGAAATTCCCCGGGAAATGATACTCGATGGCATATGGAAAAAGTGGAAGCCAATAGAAACTTTGCCAATAAGATATGGAATGCCTCTAGATTTGTTTTGATGAACCTACAGGAGGACATTTTAGACAAAGAAGATATTGCCAATGAAAATTTCACTAGTGCAGATAAATGGATCATTAGTAGATGCAATACCCTAATAAAAGAGATTACGGAAAACCTAGATAAATATGAACTAGGCATTGCGACAGCAAAGCTTTATGATTTTATTTGGAGTGAATACTGTGATTGGTATATTGAGTTGGTCAAACCAAGATTATATGGAGAAGATCAAAATAGCAAAATTGCAGCTCAGTATACCTTGGTAAAGGTATTAAAGAATACACTAAAATTGCTACACCCCTTTATGCCCTTCATCACGGAAGAGATTTTCACCCACCTTCCAGGACAGGAAGAAAGTATTATGATCTCTCAATGGCCAGAATACAAAGAAGAAAATAACTATGAAAAAGAAGAGCAAGAAATGAAAACTATCATGGCGGTTATTCGAAGTATTCGAAATGCTAGAGCAGAGATGAATGTGGTTCCTTCTAGAAAAGCAAAAGTAATATTAATTGCTGATAATGAAAATATTGCTGGATTATTGAAAAATTCCGCTGCATATTTCAAAAGTCTTGCCAGTGCATCAGAAATAGTGGTTAATACGATAAAAGAAAATATACCAGAGAATGCAGTGACTACCGTGGTAGATAAAGTAGAAATTTTTATCCCCCTAGAAGATCTTGTGGATAAAGAAAAGGAAATAGAGCGGCTACAAAAAGAAAAATCCCATTTAGAATCTGAATTAAAACGCGTTAATGGGAAACTATCTAACCAAGGTTTTATAGCCAAAGCACCTGACCAAGTAGTGGAACAAGAAAAAGAAAAGCAGAAAAAATATCAGGAAATGATGGAAAAGGTGTTAGAAAGATTAGCTTCTTATGAGAAGTAG
- the udk gene encoding uridine kinase produces MKIIGIAGGTGSGKTTLAYQIFNMLPENSGTMIFLDNYYRDQSHIPFETREKANYDHPDAIESALLFEHLKALKNGQTIQEPVYDFKLHTRSQETIEVKPASIIIVEGIFTLYYKEILDILDLKLFVDTESDIRFSRRLMRDIEERGRSIDSVMDQYFSTVKPMHDSYVEPTKKVADIIIPEGGHNMKALEVLNSYITGIVEKDLHNELTKSKITI; encoded by the coding sequence ATGAAAATCATTGGGATTGCCGGGGGAACAGGCTCGGGAAAAACCACTTTAGCCTATCAGATTTTTAACATGTTGCCAGAAAATAGTGGCACCATGATATTTTTAGATAATTATTATCGAGATCAAAGCCATATCCCTTTTGAAACAAGAGAAAAGGCCAATTACGATCATCCAGATGCCATTGAAAGTGCATTATTATTTGAACATTTAAAGGCTTTGAAAAATGGACAAACTATACAGGAGCCTGTCTATGATTTTAAACTCCATACCCGTAGTCAAGAGACTATTGAGGTAAAACCTGCCTCTATTATTATAGTAGAGGGAATTTTTACCTTATATTATAAGGAAATTTTGGATATCCTAGATTTAAAGCTTTTTGTAGATACTGAAAGTGATATTCGTTTTTCAAGAAGACTAATGCGAGATATAGAAGAAAGAGGACGCTCTATAGATTCTGTAATGGATCAATACTTTTCTACGGTAAAACCCATGCATGATTCCTATGTGGAACCGACGAAAAAAGTGGCAGATATTATTATTCCCGAGGGAGGACATAATATGAAAGCATTGGAGGTATTAAATTCTTATATTACTGGCATAGTAGAAAAAGATCTTCACAATGAATTGACAAAATCTAAAATTACTATATAA
- a CDS encoding iron-containing alcohol dehydrogenase translates to MQNFTFQSPTKFIFGKETELKVGKEVKHHGKKILLHYGGGSIKKSGLYDRVVKALKDENIDFVELSGVQPNPRLSLVKEGIELCRREKVDFILAVGGGSVIDSAKAIAVGVHYDGDVWDFFEGKSKIGTIIPIGVVLTLPATGSEASSGTVITNEEGWYKKSCGHNLMRPRFAIMNPELTYSLPPYQTASGVADIMAHVMERYFTNEKNVDFTDRLCEATLKSMIKNLPIALKNPRDYAARAEIMWAGTIAHNGLLGTGREEDWASHNIEHELSGIYDVTHGAGLAVIFPAWIKYVYKNNMSIFAQFASRVWEVEPDFDHLEVTIETAIEKMKDFFRAAGLPVTLEELNIPDDRLEEMAEKCTENGPVGSLVKLYKEDVLNIYHLAKK, encoded by the coding sequence ATGCAAAATTTTACTTTTCAAAGTCCTACAAAATTTATTTTTGGGAAGGAAACTGAGTTAAAAGTAGGAAAAGAAGTAAAGCATCATGGGAAAAAGATTTTACTTCACTATGGTGGAGGAAGTATTAAAAAAAGTGGACTATATGATAGAGTAGTCAAAGCACTAAAGGATGAGAACATTGATTTCGTGGAATTATCTGGTGTACAACCTAATCCTAGGCTTAGCTTAGTTAAAGAGGGAATAGAACTTTGTCGTAGAGAAAAGGTTGACTTTATTCTAGCTGTAGGGGGAGGAAGTGTTATTGATTCTGCCAAAGCTATTGCAGTAGGTGTACACTATGATGGAGATGTTTGGGATTTTTTTGAAGGAAAAAGTAAAATAGGCACAATTATCCCTATAGGTGTAGTTTTAACATTGCCTGCTACAGGCAGTGAAGCCAGTAGTGGAACGGTCATTACCAATGAGGAGGGATGGTACAAAAAAAGCTGCGGACATAATTTAATGAGGCCAAGATTTGCCATTATGAATCCAGAACTTACCTATAGTCTACCTCCATATCAAACTGCATCGGGAGTGGCGGATATTATGGCCCACGTTATGGAGAGATATTTTACTAATGAAAAAAATGTAGATTTTACGGATCGTCTCTGTGAGGCTACTTTGAAATCTATGATTAAAAATCTTCCTATAGCACTAAAAAATCCACGAGATTATGCTGCTCGAGCAGAAATTATGTGGGCAGGTACCATCGCTCATAATGGATTGTTGGGAACAGGTAGGGAAGAAGATTGGGCTTCCCACAATATTGAACATGAATTAAGTGGGATCTATGATGTAACTCATGGAGCAGGCTTGGCTGTTATTTTCCCGGCCTGGATAAAGTATGTTTATAAAAATAACATGAGTATATTTGCACAATTTGCATCAAGGGTATGGGAGGTAGAGCCTGACTTTGATCATTTAGAGGTAACCATAGAAACTGCTATAGAAAAAATGAAGGATTTCTTTAGGGCAGCAGGTTTACCAGTTACTTTAGAGGAATTAAACATTCCTGATGACCGATTAGAGGAAATGGCAGAAAAATGTACAGAAAATGGTCCTGTAGGTAGTTTAGTTAAACTCTATAAAGAGGATGTATTGAATATTTATCATTTGGCAAAGAAATAA